The Clavelina lepadiformis chromosome 1, kaClaLepa1.1, whole genome shotgun sequence genome segment TGTGGAAGCGTAAGTATGGATCAACATTACTGTATAGAGATTCATGGATACCTCATGCAGCGTTACTTACTTTGGCTTTTTTAAAGAACATGTTGCAGAACGATTTCAACCACACCATAAAAGATTTGCCGCCTAAGCATTCATCAGTTTTTGGCAAGGAGCCCAAGGGCACAATACAgattgtttttgatttatgGGGCGTTGTTATTGCGGACTTTGAAGATCTTGTACCAATTACAGTCTGCGGTCTAGTTGGTCTTCTATGACCAACTTCCACGGACTGTCCTCCCAGCATAAAACTCCTCCAAAAGGACTCATAGGTCTGTCCATCTTCGTCATGATTAAGAAGCCAGTCGGCCTCAGCCTGTATGGTGATTGGCTGAAAAAACTCTGATTCAAAAAATTGTCTTTGTATCGGCGTAAAATTGGCcttaaaagattttttcacCACGTTGTTGCAGCCTATTAAGGCATCTTTCCTCTCCCCTGGGGAAGGAGCAACCCATAGAGCATCTTTCATGGTTGCTGGTTCttttatatactgtaaataGTTTAGGCTATAGTCGTTATTGATGGACTGTTactaaaacaacttttagTTTATGATCTATTTTCCTTCATCCAACAGAAGTCTTATGTCTCACGGACCCGCTCAAGCTTCCATTTTGTAGGCTAGACAACTGCTGACTAGATTAGATTGGcaacatgttttatttcaagacAGAAGCAGATCTAAACTTCTTTCCACACCACCCTCTGTTGAATGAATCACCTGATACAATACCCGGTGTTTTAACAAGCAACATGATATGATCTCAAATTTTGTCGATGTTACTTGATCTGTAAGGATACTGCGCATTTAGAAAAAGGGAAGCATCTTTGAAGTTACATGAAGTTTGATGTATCATAAAATTAGTAGGCCCGAAACGGTGGGCATGCGCCTACTTAAATCGTACCAAGCTACAGGAAATAGCTCAAACGCATGTTGGGCTATTAAATTTTGAGGAAGAattgtcacgggattatttttatacaccgtttttatatccatcacgttatacaccgtttttatatccatcacgttatacaccgtttttattCGCATTGTATTGTCTTTATATGCATGTTCACGATATGCcgtgttttacttgtttatactCGTGACGTCTCAGATCGTTAGCCCGAGGGCCCAATTAGTAATGTATTTAGCGTCCCACGGGGAATCCTTAgtcgcgtggaatttgttttgtgggAATGTTGCGCTCGGCTGTGTGGTGCTGAGCTAGTGTAAAATCAGTCtacgtttggttttaataaagagaagacctttgtttttatctaaggAAGACTCGTAAAAATAAGAGAGTCtggctaattgactagccgttaagcgGGGAGCTTTCCTGgtcagaaaaagtttggttacagaATTAGGCTTAAACAGTAATTGTTCCAACAGAAGCTTCatgattttcaattttaaaagcccTTTTTGACCTACACGTCGTGCTAGCTTATGCCGTTCCTAAATTAAGTGACGATACTGTTTATACATGTCTTCACACAAAGGCGCTTTCTATTTTCTGTGCGAGGTTGTAAAGAAGTAGGCGGGATCTTTCGATGCCCACCAAGGGTGCTACCATACTTTTGCGCATTCCGAGAACATTGCCACCTGTTCATTATAGAACAAGCTAAAATCTGCTTCTTGTACAGTATTTGCCAAGACGAAAGCCACAATTGTTTTCTTGTAAGTGTAAAGTAAAGTGTTGGTTATATCAATCTTTTCCGTCActaaaaattgccttaaaaaaaagaaagctTTCTTTGAAAACTTACTCTTACGACAACTTACGTTTTGTACACTAGAGCGCCTGGTTTGCAATGAAGCGTCAaggacaaaaaagaaacaataaatgAATACGATACCTATGCTCGACACCTAGCGCGGCTTTGAAATGTTCTCGGGCAAAGCGTTCACGACACTAACTTATGTCAAGTAGTGTTGGGGAACTATTCCAAGTTCCAGTAATAGTGTgggaaaaaaacaaattaaaatgcaGCTATCGGAAATCTCAGGCCGACAAGCGAAAGACTTGGGTTCCGGTGATGAGGACCAAGACTTTCCCCGAGTCCATAGCTCTTGATGCCACCTCATAGTCCTGCGCGATGTTAATATGCAACGCGACAGCGGGCGCGATGTTACGGAACTGTTTTAGGACCTTGTTCAACAGTTTCTCAAGAGACAGCCGCTTCAGCTCGGTTGGACATGGTCATTGTCACATCCGCTGACCACGAAAACACAACTTATCTCTGTATTCATCGGTTAGTGGAATGCGAAGGTGGAATATCCACTCTCAGATCAACAGTAAATTCAGTGATGTgcgtttattgtttatttttcgttcaGTTTGAATTGTGAAGACTCGTAAAAATGGAACGTAATCAATAACGTAAGTGCAATATTAACGTTCACAATAGCTACACATgaaaataaatagcaattgtTAGAAATTTTATACATACTGCGTAGTGCAAacaagtttaacttttcaccacGATAATGATTATGCCGACACTATTAACTGCTACCACGATTTCAACAATTGCATTAAATTATACTTCTCAAAGAAAAACACTGGTAGCTCGTATTGCATGAAGAAACATAGAGACCactaagttgtagttaagcaaaaataacaaaaaggaaaaCCAAAAACATCGGTCAGCTTGCACCTTGTTTTCAATAACTGAGACATCACGAACCACCAAATGAAACCCATTCCTGAACTTTGCTTTGCCTCTTTTCACGAAATTCTTCAATGAGCGAGCGTAACGTCTGATTAGGGGTTAGTTTCTTGTTGGTCAGTTGTTTGTTAGACAACGGGCTTGTTACATTTCCTTTAAGGAACCATGCCTCGATCATTCGACGTTCATATGTGAACCCATCTGTGAATAATAACTTacttattttttcaaaacttcttACGTAATTAACTGGTAGATAATTAATAGGAGTTGTGGTGATGTCGTTTAgaaagtgttttaataaaGTGACGGACACGAATCATAACAATCAACAGCTACGTTTATGAATGTTATGTTGGTTGAAGCAAAGTGAAGCTAACTAAATGTTAAGAACAACTCCAGTCTCCAACGGACACATACAACTGTCTTACCCGCTGCGATAACTGGGTTAGACATGATGTCCCTTGAGATTGGACAAAGATACTGGTCTGGGACTTCCCCTGCAAAAAAAGGCATTGGAAAATCAGTTTGGAAATTGAACCCAATTAAGAGAGTTATATAATACCTTGTTATTTGTGCTACAAAAAAACTTATATTTGTCAGTTAATCATTTTCTGTCATCTGTTTTCTATGCATGTTATATGCAAATTATTATCACTACCTTCATTAGCCGGTCTGACGTCGGTAACTTTCACCGGTGTGTTAGACGGGTTCAGAGAATCTTGCGTTGTGGTAGTAGCTACTGCAATAATAAAACATGATTAAAGTACCAGTTAACAATCCAAAAaggttgtttatttaaaaggCTTACACAGATAAGCCATTTTATTGGAATTTCTTGACAACTAACTCTACTGACAGACGACATGcccttttaaaaataatagttAGTCAACTGTTAAACCAGGGGCTTTTAATCGGTGTTTATGGCAGTAAGACTGCCAAGCAAAGAATTGGTTAAACTGGTAAACATGTCCTGTATTCAGACGTAGACAgtcgtcggtaacggtaccggtatttgaaaaaattgtaccGATGATCCCAGTATTCGGCACTGCTTTTAAAAGTAGCTCGGTACTCGGTGGTTTTATATAACCAACCCTGCTTCAAGTGCGATTTTTGCCTTACTATATGGCCCAGTTACAAGGTGCTTCACGTCAAAACAAAAGTGATGTCACTTCTAACTTTGTTAGACATTTGTGGATTAAAAAAGGATAGCAAACGCTAAAAATTGGCATAaaggtttaattaaaataaactgcTGAAAAACACTTTCGCTTAAGTACTGAGTACCGGGATTAACTAAGATTTTTCGAATAAAGTAAATCGGTACTTTTATGCAAATGTTATgactagggcccgcaaaagtcaataaagtcaaaattttttaaggacctcgtctgaccatgaatcaaagaataaagttgttttcagcacctaggggattgttactaagaagtttataggtcaaaataaagtcaaaattttcaataaagtcaaaatttgtcaaattatggcttttgacaaagtttttgtgttttttgagagtaatttttgtaaaaatcctcgtggaagcattgtaaatcaggaactgcgacacaattaaaccatattaacccataaaaacaggaaataagtcacaatgcccacttggatcagcagtaacttttatcgcaaattgtccattgtttattcattgttgcgtatttaaataattcttataaaacacttcctcttcataaacgtggtcttttcgaagatcaacagtttggattttaggaatagcctactgacattccgTATTAGgctacaaaaatgcctaagcaagctaaatcgtcttcagcaaaagttagacagatttgtcgaaatttttctgattaattgtttaatctgctgtttattaaaatttaccatgcggagaaaatcgaggcaaagtgcctttttcacaaggacaaaataacacaagctacctaaatttatcgccaaaaaacacgacgcactttttataatccataaaacaccttgacttttcgacaaaatattacgtttgggtctgaaatcgacaaaatgttatgtttgggtaactggaggaagaactgtggcctctacaaataagcaatttcgttaggtcaaaataaagtcaaaatttgataaaaataaagtcaaaaaaatttttttttaggtcaaaataaaaatggccctagttaTGACGGTActggtatcggtactgaaaaagtaacgcggtacagtaatttggTACTATGGTAAAGCAGTACTGCCTACATCTGCCTGTATTAGTAAACTCTAAACTACTAAAGTTGCCACCGCATCACCTGCGAGAGGTGCCAAAACTATGTAAAGGTTGAAACTCActgaattaaacaaaaagtgtACACTCATGATACCTGAGCTGTTCTTAGCAGCCAAACTTTGTACCACGCCTGCCACAGCATGAGGGTCCAAGTTCAATGCCTTCAGGTTTATATCCTTTAAGTTTAAGTTCCTTAAATCTAATCCCTTTAATGGAGCTTGGCTTTGCAGTGATTTTATCGCTCTCATGATCTTGTTTCTATGACCTAATGATGCTAAAGAAGGATAAAAGCGATAACAGTTAGGATAGAATTAAATAATCTATTTCAAGTTTCATTTACAGCTTGTACAGGTTCTATTTTAAATGTGACGGGGTCTATAAGTTTAATAAGGCTTTTGCAGTTAAATTCTAGCAGTGCATCATTGGCTGATTCAGTTAATCAACATCAACACCCAGCAACTACCACCATGCCCGACCATAACCGTTTTACTTCAAAATAGTgccaaataaatattttaatggttTTACCGATAAACTTTACAGTTTTTACCGATTCCaagatctttttgcaaaatttcagcaGCAAGACCATCAAGTTCTCGGCCATCGATATCGTTCTCTTTGAATATGTCAGCATATTGGCTGAGTTTTACCTCGTCATTTAACCATGACGCTACCTGCTCGCAAGACCAGTCTTGGTATGAGGGCTGGGCTGCAAAAATCAGTTTTTCTAAACTGTGGTTGTTATATTAAGCTGTCACATCATAACCATATTGAGACTGGGTAATTATTAATAGTTAACAATCGTAATTAACAACCAGTTTAAATAATAGATTATATCAATAGTAACTTTACAATTTTAAGCAAATTGCTTTAAGCAAATTTACTCTTTTCACTTAAACTTGAATATAATTATTTGATcaaatttatttgcttttactTGCTAGTGGTAAAAAGAACATAGAGCtcttttctttaaatattccacttgtatttttttatttctacttGCAAGCACTTATTCCATCTtttccagtttcatttacTTGACACTGGTACTTGTTAAACAGTTAAAAGTTACCAAGCACTTGTACTGCTAATGCAAGATTGATATTTCACAAATTTGTGAGAACACCGTCGCTTCTATCTATAATATACAGAGAAAAAATGCCAATGCTTTCAATACCTTGTGTGAGTTCTTCAGTGCCATCAGGCATGGTGATAGGTGGAGGTGCCTAAAAGAATATCACATTTACTATGAGAAAATGCTGTCTAATACTTACATCTACAAGGTATATAACTGACAGTGGTAAGGTAGTTCTGGATTTAAGTGTACACTTAAAAGCCTTAAAAAACGTTGAAAGCAtagttttgttcaaaaaagAATGCGTAAACCAAACTTACCTCACTTGCAGCTTTAGATGAGTACAGAACAGCGTCATCCACCACTTGCTCTAAAATATATAACAACtacaaaaaccaaaatacatgTGGGGCAGTGGGGCCTGTCTATGACAACCAGGCAACCTCTGTACAAAGTAATGTAGTACAAGGTGAATTTACAAACCTTCTGTCCCATTGTTTAATTTCCATATGATAACTTTTTTGTCATACGAGGTAGAGGCAAGGTAATTTGTCTTGGAATATGCGACGGATGTGACAATAGTTCCGTGTCCGTCCAGTTTCATTTCTTGTTCACACAAAATCTGCACCGTCACCGCATGAAAATCATTAATACGTTTAACTATATCATATGTGTAAGTTAACTCGAAGAAAAACATGTCTCCGCTGTCAACCCCACAAACTTTATCAGAAATGTCTGCGGTAGAAAACAGATATGCGGCCACATAGAAAATGCTGTACGGAGAATATCGCACAGTAACATTAACTTAGTTCGTGTCACTGCCTCGGGTCTCCAGTGCTTTGTTTTGGTTGTTAAGTGAAGCGAATCCGGTACAGAATAGCAAGACAACAAATGCAATCAAATTGtagatatactgtatatctaTTTATACTGTAGAAAGGCTTAAACTATTTAAGAATTAGGGAATTGAGACTGTTTGCAGCTAAACCAATTCTACACACTGGGTTCCATATGATGATGGAGCTGTCAAATGAGCTTGATGCCAGGTGGTTTCCGTTCGAcgaaaagcaacaaaaactcACAGGTCCATCATGACCCTTTAACTCTTGAAGAAAACG includes the following:
- the LOC143461430 gene encoding WD repeat, SAM and U-box domain-containing protein 1-like isoform X2; amino-acid sequence: MLSYQVIQNHTKEVNCCTFSEDYFATCSGDKTVRVYSTSNFQELPYSPINVFKYGVNFVVFNTTGSLLATACSDGKAHLFCLSDSDAQIVAVFRHTDVSTAQVCSFSNKSNYLVTGSADGSIALWNIEKKKQLREISGHSEGNVYAATFTPCDCYIVSGSGLGDIRVWNVKTMQATCSPIQAHAAGVSSCGVSCITFSPTFHSSLTSETRCFLMASSGHDNKVKLWIFSNETKSLRFLQELKGHDGPVSFCCFSSNGNHLASSSFDSSIIIWNPILCEQEMKLDGHGTIVTSVAYSKTNYLASTSYDKKVIIWKLNNGTEEQVVDDAVLYSSKAASEAPPPITMPDGTEELTQAQPSYQDWSCEQVASWLNDEVKLSQYADIFKENDIDGRELDGLAAEILQKDLGIASLGHRNKIMRAIKSLQSQAPLKGLDLRNLNLKDINLKALNLDPHAVAGVVQSLAAKNSSATTTTQDSLNPSNTPVKVTDVRPANEGEVPDQYLCPISRDIMSNPVIAADGFTYERRMIEAWFLKGNVTSPLSNKQLTNKKLTPNQTLRSLIEEFREKRQSKVQEWVSFGGS
- the LOC143461430 gene encoding WD repeat, SAM and U-box domain-containing protein 1-like isoform X1, which encodes MLSYQVIQNHTKEVNCCTFSEDYFATCSGDKTVRVYSTSNFQELPYSPINVFKYGVNFVVFNTTGSLLATACSDGKAHLFCLSDSDAQIVAVFRHTDVSTAQVCSFSNKSNYLVTGSADGSIALWNIEKKKQLREISGHSEGNVYAATFTPCDCYIVSGSGLGDIRVWNVKTMQATCSPIQAHAAGVSSCGVSCITFSPTFHSSLTSETRCFLMASSGHDNKVKLWIFSNETKSLRFLQELKGHDGPVSFCCFSSNGNHLASSSFDSSIIIWNPILCEQEMKLDGHGTIVTSVAYSKTNYLASTSYDKKVIIWKLNNGTEEQVVDDAVLYSSKAASEAPPPITMPDGTEELTQAQPSYQDWSCEQVASWLNDEVKLSQYADIFKENDIDGRELDGLAAEILQKDLGIASLGHRNKIMRAIKSLQSQAPLKGLDLRNLNLKDINLKALNLDPHAVAGVVQSLAAKNSSVATTTTQDSLNPSNTPVKVTDVRPANEGEVPDQYLCPISRDIMSNPVIAADGFTYERRMIEAWFLKGNVTSPLSNKQLTNKKLTPNQTLRSLIEEFREKRQSKVQEWVSFGGS